The following are from one region of the Pelagibius sp. CAU 1746 genome:
- a CDS encoding MarR family transcriptional regulator — MAQVSRRRSQQALTAMRQILRATDNFARKLSRETGLTASQLLLLQVLDEHGETTAGRIAAHMGITQATTTSLLHKLQARGLVRRQRGDADRRQVWLSLTETGREKLAAAPDGLQENFRERFEDLESWEQAMLVAALERVVALLDAESLDAAPVLDVGAIDREQH, encoded by the coding sequence TTGGCACAAGTATCGCGGCGGCGCTCCCAACAGGCCCTGACGGCCATGCGCCAAATCCTGCGCGCGACCGATAACTTCGCGCGCAAGCTGTCACGGGAGACCGGCCTGACCGCCTCCCAACTCCTGCTGCTGCAGGTGCTCGACGAGCACGGCGAAACCACCGCCGGCCGGATCGCCGCGCACATGGGCATCACCCAGGCCACGACCACCAGCCTGCTGCACAAGTTGCAGGCCCGCGGCCTGGTGCGCCGGCAGCGCGGCGACGCCGACCGCCGTCAGGTCTGGTTGTCGCTGACCGAAACCGGGCGCGAGAAGCTGGCCGCGGCGCCGGACGGGCTGCAGGAGAACTTCCGGGAGCGCTTCGAGGATCTTGAATCCTGGGAGCAGGCCATGCTGGTGGCGGCCCTGGAGCGGGTCGTGGCCCTGCTGGATGCCGAAAGCCTGGACGCGGCGCCGGTATTGGACGTGGGCGCCATCGACCGCGAGCAGCATTGA
- a CDS encoding tRNA-binding protein has translation MAASPQISFDDFMKIDVRVGTIVDAQPFPEARRPAIKLWVDLGEEIGVKKSSAQITVHYDPEHLVGKQVAAVVNFPPRQIGKFMSEVLVLGFPDGEGEVVLVTSDQPVPNGGRLY, from the coding sequence ATGGCCGCGAGCCCGCAGATTTCCTTCGACGACTTCATGAAAATCGACGTGCGGGTCGGCACTATCGTCGACGCCCAGCCCTTTCCCGAGGCGCGGCGCCCGGCCATCAAGCTGTGGGTCGACCTGGGCGAGGAGATCGGCGTGAAGAAGTCTTCGGCCCAGATCACCGTGCACTACGACCCTGAGCATCTGGTCGGCAAGCAGGTCGCCGCGGTGGTGAACTTCCCGCCGCGCCAGATCGGCAAGTTCATGTCGGAGGTCCTGGTGCTGGGCTTTCCCGACGGCGAGGGCGAGGTGGTGCTGGTAACATCCGACCAGCCGGTCCCCAACGGCGGGCGGCTGTACTGA
- a CDS encoding LysE family translocator has product MIEPYIPGILLAYGVFMIGMFTPGPNILAVIGTSMSIGRRQGKALALGIGTGTLCWGLVTLAGLTALVSAYASFMVILKTAGALYLLWLAFKAFKSALSNKMPEISAVGAYGGAWTFYKRGLLIQMTNAKAAFVWIAIMSLAMDGDAPLWIGGLVVAGTGVISIFGHLVYAVAFSTSPVVAAYGKARRWIDCALGAYFCFASYKLATYRG; this is encoded by the coding sequence ATGATCGAGCCGTATATCCCCGGCATCTTGCTCGCCTACGGCGTGTTCATGATCGGCATGTTTACGCCGGGGCCGAACATCCTCGCGGTCATCGGGACGTCAATGTCCATAGGCCGGCGGCAGGGCAAGGCCTTGGCGCTGGGAATTGGAACGGGAACGCTCTGCTGGGGGCTGGTGACCCTGGCCGGGCTGACGGCTTTGGTCTCGGCCTATGCGTCCTTCATGGTAATCCTGAAAACGGCCGGCGCGCTCTATCTTCTCTGGCTTGCCTTCAAGGCCTTCAAGTCGGCTCTGTCCAATAAGATGCCGGAGATTTCCGCCGTCGGCGCATACGGCGGCGCATGGACATTCTACAAGCGCGGCCTGCTGATCCAGATGACCAATGCGAAGGCTGCCTTCGTCTGGATCGCGATCATGTCCCTCGCCATGGATGGCGACGCGCCGCTTTGGATCGGCGGCCTTGTGGTCGCTGGAACCGGCGTCATTTCGATTTTTGGGCATCTGGTCTATGCCGTGGCCTTCTCGACGTCGCCTGTCGTCGCCGCCTACGGCAAGGCGCGCCGCTGGATCGATTGCGCGCTGGGAGCCTATTTCTGTTTTGCGAGCTATAAGCTGGCGACCTACCGGGGCTAG
- a CDS encoding response regulator has protein sequence MATTRGLISEEELDSQLESEVLDEARDLVSNLELRVQQVKNGVLNPKEAAKALAQESANLRMKARAVNLVGFGPLTHRLDEYLSEIDAVDGKQADDLIAFADRISAVLDGETVDVDNVAAVLRTLPQQNTFNVEDVTVMDKDVTVIIPQRSAAKVVGRELAACGYRVATVLNPIEALELILETKPDLVITSQVMPRMSGVDLACALAAMPATKSIPVALLTSLDPDHPDLKALPMNVGLIRRGAQFGDDLADVLQRFNIT, from the coding sequence ATGGCCACCACGCGTGGGTTGATTTCGGAAGAAGAACTCGATTCTCAGCTCGAGAGCGAAGTGCTCGACGAGGCGCGCGACCTCGTCAGCAACCTGGAACTGCGCGTCCAGCAGGTGAAGAACGGGGTCCTCAACCCCAAGGAAGCCGCCAAGGCCCTGGCCCAGGAATCCGCAAACCTGCGCATGAAGGCCCGCGCGGTGAACCTGGTCGGCTTCGGGCCCCTGACCCACCGCCTGGACGAATACCTCAGCGAGATCGACGCCGTCGACGGCAAGCAGGCCGACGACCTGATCGCCTTCGCCGACCGCATCTCCGCGGTGCTGGACGGCGAGACCGTCGACGTCGACAACGTCGCCGCCGTGCTGCGCACGCTGCCGCAACAGAACACCTTCAACGTCGAAGACGTGACGGTGATGGACAAGGACGTCACCGTGATCATCCCGCAGCGCTCGGCCGCCAAGGTGGTGGGCCGCGAACTGGCGGCCTGCGGCTACCGCGTCGCCACGGTGCTGAACCCCATCGAGGCGCTGGAGTTGATCCTCGAGACCAAGCCGGACCTGGTGATCACCTCGCAGGTCATGCCGCGCATGAGCGGCGTCGACCTGGCCTGCGCGCTGGCCGCCATGCCGGCGACCAAGTCGATCCCGGTGGCCCTGCTGACCAGCCTCGATCCGGACCATCCGGACCTGAAGGCCCTGCCCATGAACGTCGGCCTGATCCGCCGCGGCGCCCAGTTCGGCGACGACCTGGCCGACGTGCTGCAGCGCTTCAACATCACCTAA